Genomic segment of Xanthomonas sp. DAR 35659:
GGTGGCTGCTCTGGCTAGCCCTGGCCTTGTTCGCCGCCGAGTTCGTCCATTCGGTCTATCTGAAGTACGCCTCGCTGCAGTCGCCGGCCTATGCGATGTTCCTGACCCGGCGCGGTTGGCTGTGGTGCCATCTGGGGGGCGGCGCGGTCGGCTTGTTGCTGGGCGCGCTGCAGTTCGCGACGCAGCGCTGGCGGCGGTGGCCGCGGCTGCACCGTTGGGTGGGGCGGGTTTACTTCGCCGGCATGGCGGTGGCGATGGTCGGAGCGGTCGGCTTGATCGCCACGTCGCCGGCGCCGCTGTCGATCCGGCTGGCGTTTTCGGTGACGGCGCTGGTGTGGGTGGTCACGGCCTCGATCGGCTTGCGGGCGATCTTGCGCGGCCAGTTGTTGCGCCATCAGCGCTGGATGGTGCGGGCCTATCTGGCGACGTTGGCGCCGGTGCTGTTCCGGCTGACGCTTCCCACGGCGATCGGGTTGGGCATGACGCCGTCGCCGGGCCTGATTGCGCTGTTGCTGTGGGCCAGCTGGGTCGTGCCGTTGTCGGTGTATGGCGTGGGCCGCGCGGTTGCCGACGCGCGTTGCCGGCGAAAGCACCTGTCGCTGCTGCCGCGTGGAGCTGGTCTCGGCGCGTGAGGATGTCCAGGCGCATGGCGATATGCGCCAGTCTGCGAACGCCGCTGCCGGCATCGCAAGGCTGATCTGCCGACATCGTGATGCCTGAGCAAGCTGTCGCAAGCGCCCGCGCCTCCGCTGTCGCGTAGCTGCGCACAACGCGCCGTTACCGGCGTCGCCACTTTAGGTGTTGGCTCCAACAGCACGCAGTGCCCGCATCGCGCAGAAAACGCCGCCACGCCTGCGCCCAGGCGTGGCAGCCAGCGGGACGGACGATCGCAGGCGCCGGGGGAGGGAATGCGCCTGCGTTGTCGTCCGCCGCGACCTCAGCGGAGCTTGTCGAACAGTTGCTGGCGCACGGCGACGACGCAGGCGTCTTCGGTCAGCAGGTGCTCGAAAGCGCTGTTGTCGCTGGGCTTGCCGGAGCCCAGGTCGAGCAAGGACACCTGGTTGCTGCCGCGCGCCTTGAACGCGGCGATGGCGGTGGTGGCGTTCTTCAGCGGCACGGTGGCGTCGTTGTCGGAACCGCACAGCAAGGTGGGCGTGCGCGGGGTCCAGGCGAGCAGGTCGTTGCGTTCCAGGTCGCGCAGGAACGGGGCGTTGGCGTTGCTGGCGAAGTCCTTGTAAAAGCCGGGCTGGAAGTACTGACGGATCTTGTCCACGCCAGGCAGGGTGTCGCCGAGCACCAGATCGGTCAGGCTCTGGTTGCCGGGGAACAGTTTCTCGACTTGCTTGGCCCACGGATCCTGGAACACCTGCGACGGGTCGAGGTAGAGGTTGTGGTATGTGTGCTGCATGCCGACGATGGCGTAGCTGGCCAGCACGATGCCGAAGGTGTTCTCGCCCACGGCGTTGTGGCCGCTCCAGCTGTCGCGGAAGGTCTGGCTGAGCGCGTATGGGCCGGAGATCGGCGCGCTGGCGACCAGGTGGAATTCGTCGGACAGGTGCGCTTCGATCTCGCGCTGGGTGGCCATGGCGGCGTGTCCGCCCTGCGAGAAGCCGGTCAGCATGACCTTGCCCGACAGCGGGGTATTGAGCCGCTGCAGCACCTGGCGCGCGGCGCGCAGGGCGTCGATGGTGGAACTGGCCTCTGACGCGGCGTGCAGGTAGGGGTGGAACGGGTAGGTGGACTGGCCGATACCGAGGTAGTCGCTGCTGACCACCACGTAGCCCTGGGTGGCGAGGTGGGTGACCATGGTGTCGTCGCCCTTGGCATCGCGGATTTCCTTGGCCTGTTCGGCGCGGCGCAGCGATTCGGTGCCCTGGCTGTAGCTCACCAGCGGGAACGGCCCGGTGCATTGGCTGCCGCCCGGCACCAGCAGCGCGGCGGAGGCGGTGGCGGGCTCGCCGTCGACGCCGATGGTGGCGTAGGTGAACTCGGCGACGCGCACGTCGCACTTGGCCTGGTCGGTGGATTGGTCGTTGACCAGCAGGGTGCCGATCGCCTGGTGAGTGTAGCTGGTCAATACATTGCTCTTGAGCAGCGTGCCGCGCGCCGGTGCGGCCGACGCGGCCAGGGGCAGCAGTGCACCCGCAACGCCGATGGTGGA
This window contains:
- a CDS encoding DUF2306 domain-containing protein codes for the protein MDRRAPLQRTKPVTRLAWWLLWLALALFAAEFVHSVYLKYASLQSPAYAMFLTRRGWLWCHLGGGAVGLLLGALQFATQRWRRWPRLHRWVGRVYFAGMAVAMVGAVGLIATSPAPLSIRLAFSVTALVWVVTASIGLRAILRGQLLRHQRWMVRAYLATLAPVLFRLTLPTAIGLGMTPSPGLIALLLWASWVVPLSVYGVGRAVADARCRRKHLSLLPRGAGLGA
- a CDS encoding alpha/beta hydrolase, which produces MATLRNRLALCVLSTIGVAGALLPLAASAAPARGTLLKSNVLTSYTHQAIGTLLVNDQSTDQAKCDVRVAEFTYATIGVDGEPATASAALLVPGGSQCTGPFPLVSYSQGTESLRRAEQAKEIRDAKGDDTMVTHLATQGYVVVSSDYLGIGQSTYPFHPYLHAASEASSTIDALRAARQVLQRLNTPLSGKVMLTGFSQGGHAAMATQREIEAHLSDEFHLVASAPISGPYALSQTFRDSWSGHNAVGENTFGIVLASYAIVGMQHTYHNLYLDPSQVFQDPWAKQVEKLFPGNQSLTDLVLGDTLPGVDKIRQYFQPGFYKDFASNANAPFLRDLERNDLLAWTPRTPTLLCGSDNDATVPLKNATTAIAAFKARGSNQVSLLDLGSGKPSDNSAFEHLLTEDACVVAVRQQLFDKLR